One segment of Chiroxiphia lanceolata isolate bChiLan1 chromosome W unlocalized genomic scaffold, bChiLan1.pri scaffold_46_arrow_ctg1, whole genome shotgun sequence DNA contains the following:
- the LOC116781456 gene encoding class II histocompatibility antigen, B-L beta chain-like, giving the protein MERVRGAGAVLAVLVLLGAPPAAGEELSGVFQHMTKSECHFVNGTERVRLVKRYIYNRQQYAHLEIDLGTYVGDTLFGEKVYREWNYLPGKLEYRRSAVDRLCRHNYDGFTPFMVNRRVPPSVSISLVPSSSQPGPGRLLCSVMDFYPAPVQVRWFQDGQEVLKDVVATDVVPNGDWSYQVLVLLEIPPRRGVTYSCQVEHVSLEHPLSRHWEMPPDTVRSKILVGVGGFVLGSVFLALGLGFYLREKSS; this is encoded by the exons ATGGAGCGTGTGCGGGGAGCTGGGGCCGTGCTGGCggtcctggtgctgctgggagcccccCCGGCTGCGGGCGAGGAGCTGTCGG GGGTGTTCCAGCACATGACAAAGTCCGAGTGTCACTTCGTCAACGGCACCGAGCGGGTGAGGCTCGTGAAGAGGTACATCTACAACCGGCAGCAGTACGCCCACCTCGAGATCGATTTGGGGACCTATGTGGGGGACACCCTGTTTGGGGAGAAGGTTTACAGAGAGTGGAACTACCTCCCGGGAAAGCTGGAGTACCGTCGGTCTGCGGTGGACAGGCTCTGCCGGCACAACTACGACGGGTTCACCCCGTTCATGGTGAACCGCAGAG tgccccccagcgTGTCCATCTCACTGGTGCCGTCGAgctcccagcccggccccggccgcctGCTCTGCTCCGTGATGGATTTCTACCCTGCGCCGGTGCAGGTGAGGTGGTTCCAGGatgggcaggaggtgctgaagGATGTGGTGGCCACCGACGTGGTCCCCAACGGGGACTGGAGCTAccaggtgctggtgctgctggaaatcCCCCCCCGGCGCGGGGTCACCTACAGCTGCCAGGTGGAGCACGTCAGCCTGGAGCACCCCCTCAGCCGGCACTGGG AGATGCCACCGGACACCGTCCGCAGCAAGATCCTGGTGGGGGTCGGGGGCTTCGTCTTGGGCTCGGTCTTCCTGGCGCTGGGGCTCGGCTTCTACCTGCGGGAGAAG agctcctga